A single genomic interval of Musa acuminata AAA Group cultivar baxijiao chromosome BXJ3-4, Cavendish_Baxijiao_AAA, whole genome shotgun sequence harbors:
- the LOC135635614 gene encoding transcription termination factor MTERF15, mitochondrial-like gives MTLMNRSPYVSLLFKALAFIPHRRPADAAVFLSTHSYSAASGAPQSSFMAEYLVSSCGFDPDKAAKASKLLGRIESRDQPDSVLGLFKSYGFDNTLVKMVISANPRWLLLDVEKNLAPKFRALQDLGFSCSDITHLVRSNNHVISHKSQTILSKIQFWQGTLGSKDLLMKICKRNRWFLGYSIEKTIQPNIEILRDCGITDQKLSMILRHRPLLIIRNAEYLKALISRVEGLGVARTSGMFLQTLSVLHCISEKNFKAHLEFFKGFGWSEDDFLAAFRKTPTLVACSLKSLQRKMEFLVNETRCTPSYLAPRPGILLVSLEKTLIPRYRILTGLKSRGVHIGNLQMSTYMLYPEKKFLEKFVIRHKEFPELIEFYNVAPKTQTAL, from the coding sequence ATGACGTTGATGAATAGATCGCCGTACGTCTCTCTCTTGTTCAAAGCCCTCGCCTTCATCCCTCACCGTCGTCCAGCCGATGCTGCCGTTTTTCTCTCAACCCATTCTTATTCCGCCGCCTCCGGGGCTCCACAGAGCAGCTTCATGGCTGAATACCTGGTCAGCTCCTGTGGCTTCGATCCGGATAAGGCGGCCAAGGCCTCGAAGCTCCTTGGCCGCATCGAATCCCGCGACCAGCCTGACTCCGTCCTTGGCTTATTTAAAAGCTACGGTTTTGACAACACCCTGGTGAAAATGGTCATATCTGCAAACCCCCGGTGGCTTCTCCTCGACGTGGAGAAGAACCTGGCCCCAAAGTTCCGAGCTTTGCAGGATCTGGGCTTCTCCTGCTCCGACATCACCCACCTCGTCAGATCGAATAACCACGTCATCAGCCACAAATCCCAGACCATCTTGTCCAAGATCCAATTTTGGCAAGGCACCCTCGGGTCCAAAGACTTACTGATGAAGATATGCAAGAGAAACAGGTGGTTTCTCGGGTATAGCATCGAGAAGACGATCCAGCCTAACATTGAAATTCTAAGGGATTGCGGGATCACGGATCAGAAGCTCTCAATGATCCTACGGCACCGCCCCCTCCTCATAATTCGGAATGCTGAATACCTGAAGGCGTTAATCAGTCGTGTCGAGGGTTTGGGAGTAGCTCGCACCTCAGGGATGTTCCTCCAGACCCTGAGTGTGCTCCACTGCATCTCCGAGAAGAACTTCAAGGCTCACTTGGAGTTCTTCAAGGGTTTCGGGTGGTCCGAGGATGATTTCCTTGCTGCATTCAGAAAGACTCCTACTCTTGTGGCATGTTCTTTAAAGAGTTTGCAGAGAAAGatggagttcttggtaaatgaaACCAGATGCACTCCGTCTTATCTTGCACCCCGGCCAGGGATTTTGTTGGTGAGTTTGGAGAAAACGTTGATTCCAAGATATCGGATATTGACGGGCCTGAAGTCAAGGGGAGTTCACATCGGTAACCTCCAAATGAGCACATACATGTTATATCCAGAGAAGAAATTTCTGGAGAAGTTCGTCATCCGCCACAAGGAGTTTCCAGAACTCATTGAATTCTATAATGTAGCCCCAAAAACCCAAACTGCTCTTTGA
- the LOC135634623 gene encoding transcription termination factor MTERF15, mitochondrial-like, protein MTLMNRSPYVSLLSKALAFVPCCRPADAALFLATHSYSAASGAPESSLMAEYLVSSCGFDPDQAAKASKLLGHVESRHQPDSVLGLFKSYGFDNTQVKKVISANPRWLLLDVEKTLAPKFRALQDLGFSCSDITHLVISNNHVISHKSQNILSKIQLWQCVLGSNDLLMNLCKNNRRFLGYSIEKTIQPNNEILRDCGMTDQKLSMILRQYPLLITGNTETLKALISRVEGLGVARTSGMFPLTLTVLHNVSENNFKAHLEFFKGFGWSEDDFLAAFRKAPTFVQISLKSLQRKMEFLVNEAGCAPSHLALRPDILLCSLEKRLMPRHQIVTGLKSRGVCISNLSMSTYVKYSEKKFVEKFVNRYKEYPELIEFYNGVPKNRTAFDRGNA, encoded by the coding sequence atgacaTTGATGAATAGGTCGCCCTACGTCTCTCTCTTGTCCAAAGCCCTTGCCTTCGTCCCTTGCTGTCGTCCGGCCGATGCTGCCCTTTTTCTCGCAACCCATTCTTACTCCGCCGCCTCCGGTGCTCCAGAGAGCAGCCTTATGGCTGAATACCTGGTCAGCTCCTGTGGCTTCGATCCTGATCAGGCGGCCAAAGCCTCGAAGCTCCTTGGCCACGTCGAATCCCGCCACCAGCCTGACTCCGTCCTTGGCTTATTTAAAAGCTACGGTTTTGACAACACCCAGGTGAAAAAGGTCATATCTGCAAACCCCCGGTGGCTTCTCCTCGACGTGGAGAAGACCCTGGCCCCAAAGTTCCGAGCTTTGCAGGATCTGGGCTTCTCCTGCTCCGACATCACCCACCTCGTCATATCGAATAACCACGTCATCAGCCACAAATCCCAGAACATCTTGTCCAAGATCCAATTATGGCAATGCGTCCTCGGGTCCAACGACTTACTGATGAACTTGTGCAAGAACAACAGGAGGTTTCTCGGGTATAGCATCGAGAAGACGATCCAGCCTAACAATGAAATTCTAAGGGATTGTGGGATGACGGATCAGAAGCTCTCAATGATCCTAAGGCAATATCCCCTGCTCATAACCGGGAATACTGAAACCCTGAAGGCGTTAATCAGTCGTGTCGAAGGTTTGGGAGTAGCTCGCACCTCAGGGATGTTCCCCTTGACCCTGACTGTGCTCCACAACGTCTCCGAGAATAACTTCAAGGCTCACTTGGAGTTCTTCAAGGGCTTCGGGTGGTCCGAGGATGATTTCCTTGCTGCATTCAGAAAGGCTCCTACGTTTGTGCAAATTTCTTTAAAGAGTTTGCAGAGGAAGatggagttcttggtaaatgaaGCCGGATGTGCTCCATCTCATCTTGCACTTCGGCCAGATATTTTGTTGTGCAGTTTGGAGAAAAGGTTGATGCCAAGGCATCAGATTGTGACAGGCCTGAAGTCTAGGGGAGTTTGCATCAGTAACCTTAGTATGTCTACATACGTGAAATATTCAGAGAAGAAATTTGTGGAGAAGTTCGTCAACCGCTACAAGGAGTATCCAGAACTCATTGAGTTTTATAATGGAGTCCCCAAAAACAGAACTGCATTTGATCGTGGAAATGCATAA
- the LOC135635730 gene encoding transcription termination factor MTERF6, chloroplastic/mitochondrial-like, with translation MTLMNRSPFVSLLFKAFTFIPRRRPADAAGFLSTHSYSAVSGAPQSSFMAEYLVSSCGFDPDEAAKASKLLSGIESRHQPDSVLGFFKSHGFDNTQMKRFLSVNPQWLLLDVEKTLAPKFRALQDLGFSCSDITHLVSSNNAVISHKLQNVLSKIQFWQGTLGSNDLLMKLCKRNRWFLSYSIEKKIQPNIEILRDFGITDQKLSMILRHRPLLLAQKAETLKALISRVEDLGVARTSGMFPLTLTVLHNVSEKKFKAHLEFFKGFGWSEDDFLAAFRKTPTLVACSLKNLQRKMEFLVNETRCTPSYLATRSGILLVSLEKRLIPRYRILTGLKSRGVHIGNLQMSTYMSYTEKKFLEKFVFRYKEFPELIEFYNVAPKTEMLFDTASA, from the coding sequence ATGACGTTGATGAATAGGTCGCCGTTCGTCTCTCTCTTGTTCAAAGCCTTCACCTTCATCCCTCGTCGTCGTCCGGCCGATGCTGCCGGTTTTCTCTCAACCCATTCTTATTCCGCCGTCTCCGGTGCTCCACAGAGCAGCTTCATGGCTGAATACCTGGTCAGCTCATGTGGCTTCGATCCGGATGAGGCGGCCAAGGCCTCGAAGCTCCTTAGCGGCATCGAATCCCGCCATCAGCCTGACTCCGTCCTTGGCTTCTTCAAAAGCCACGGTTTTGATAATACTCAGATGAAAAGGTTCCTATCTGTAAACCCCCAGTGGCTTCTCCTCGACGTGGAGAAGACTCTGGCCCCAAAGTTCCGAGCTTTGCAGGATCTGGGCTTCTCCTGCTCCGACATTACCCACCTCGTCAGCTCGAATAACGCCGTCATCAGCCACAAACTCCAGAACGTCTTGTCCAAGATACAATTTTGGCAAGGCACCCTCGGGTCCAACGACTTACTGATGAAGTTATGCAAGAGAAACAGGTGGTTTCTCTCGTATAGCATCGAGAAGAAGATCCAGCCTAACATTGAGATTCTAAGGGATTTCGGGATCACGGATCAGAAGCTCTCAATGATCCTACGGCACCGCCCCCTCCTCTTAGCCCAGAAGGCTGAAACCCTGAAGGCGTTAATCAGTCGTGTCGAGGATTTGGGAGTAGCTCGCACCTCAGGGATGTTCCCCTTGACCCTGACTGTGCTCCACAACGTCTCCGAGAAGAAATTCAAGGCTCACTTGGAGTTCTTCAAGGGTTTCGGGTGGTCCGAGGATGATTTCCTTGCTGCATTCAGAAAGACTCCTACTCTTGTGGCATGTTCTTTAAAGAATTTGCAGAGAAAGatggagttcttggtaaatgaaACCAGATGCACTCCGTCTTATCTTGCAACCCGGTCAGGGATTTTGTTGGTGAGTTTGGAGAAAAGGTTGATTCCAAGATATCGGATATTGACGGGCCTGAAGTCAAGGGGAGTTCACATCGGTAACCTCCAAATGAGCACATACATGTCATATACAGAGAAGAAATTTCTGGAGAAGTTCGTCTTCCGCTACAAGGAGTTTCCAGAACTCATTGAATTCTATAATGTAGCCCCAAAAACAGAAATGCTCTTTGATACTGCAAGTGCATAA
- the LOC135635601 gene encoding transcription termination factor MTERF4, chloroplastic-like, whose amino-acid sequence MTLMNRSPYVSLLSKALAFVPCCRPADAALFLATHSYSAASGAPESSLMAEYLVSSCGFHPDQAAKASKLLGRVESRHQPDSVLGLFKSYGFDNTQVKKVISANPRLLLLDVEKTLAPKFRALQDLGFSCSDITHLVRSNNDVISDNSQTILSKIQLWQDLLGSNDLLMKIWKRNRWLLGCSIEKTIQPNIEILRDCGITDQKLSMILRHYPLLITRNAETLKALISRVEGLGVPRTSGMFLVILSVLQSISEKNFKAHLEFFKGFGWSEDDFLAAFRKSPTFVRFSLMSLQRKMEFLVNEAGCAPSYLALRPDILLMSLEKRLMPRHWIVTGLKSRGVCISNLSIFSYMKYPEKKFLEKFVNCYKEYPELIELYNVAPKNRNAL is encoded by the coding sequence atgacaTTGATGAATAGGTCGCCCTACGTCTCTCTCTTGTCCAAAGCCCTTGCCTTCGTCCCTTGCTGTCGTCCGGCCGATGCTGCCCTGTTTCTCGCAACCCATTCTTATTCCGCCGCCTCCGGTGCACCAGAGAGCAGCCTTATGGCTGAATACCTGGTCAGCTCCTGTGGCTTCCATCCTGATCAGGCGGCCAAAGCCTCGAAGCTCCTTGGCCGCGTCGAATCCCGCCACCAGCCTGACTCCGTCCTTGGCTTATTTAAAAGCTACGGTTTTGACAACACCCAGGTGAAAAAGGTCATATCTGCAAACCCCCGGTTGCTTCTCCTCGACGTGGAGAAGACCCTGGCCccaaagttccgagctctgcaggATCTAGGCTTCTCCTGCTCCGACATCACCCACCTCGTCAGATCGAATAACGACGTCATCAGCGACAATTCCCAGACCATCTTGTCCAAGATCCAATTATGGCAAGACCTCCTCGGGTCCAACGACTTACTGATGAAGATATGGAAGAGAAACAGGTGGTTACTCGGGTGTAGCATCGAGAAGACAATCCAGCCTAACATTGAAATTCTAAGGGATTGCGGGATCACGGATCAGAAGCTCTCAATGATCCTACGGCATTATCCCCTCCTCATAACCCGGAATGCTGAAACCCTGAAGGCGTTAATCAGTCGTGTCGAGGGTTTGGGAGTACCCCGCACCTCGGGGATGTTCCTCGTGATCCTGAGTGTGCTCCAGAGCATCTCCGAGAAGAACTTCAAGGCTCACTTGGAGTTCTTCAAGGGCTTCGGGTGGTCCGAGGATGATTTCCTTGCTGCATTCAGAAAGTCTCCTACGTTTGTGCGATTTTCTTTAATGAGTTTGCAGAGGAAGatggagttcttggtaaatgaaGCCGGATGTGCTCCATCTTATCTTGCACTTCGGCCAGATATTTTGTTGATGAGTTTGGAGAAAAGGTTGATGCCAAGGCATTGGATTGTGACAGGCCTGAAGTCTAGGGGAGTTTGCATCAGTAACCTTAGTATATTTTCATACATGAAATATCCAGAGAAAAAATTTCTGGAGAAGTTCGTCAACTGCTACAAGGAGTATCCAGAACTCATTGAGTTGTATAATGTAGCCCCCAAAAACAGAAATGCACTTTGA
- the LOC135635765 gene encoding transcription termination factor MTERF15, mitochondrial-like → MTFTNRSPYVSLLSKALAFVPCCRPADAALFLATHSYSAASGAPESSLMAEYLVSTCGFHPDQAAKASKLLGRVESRHQPDSVLGLFKSYGFDNTQVKKVISANPRLLLLDVEKTLAPKFRALQDLGFSCSDITHLVRSNNDVISDNSQTILSKIQLWQGLLGSNDLLMKISKRNRWFLGYSVEKTIQPNIEILRDCGITDQKLSMILRQYHLLITRNAETLKALISRVEGLGVPRTSGMFLLILSVLQSVSEKNFKAHLEFFKGFGWSEDDFLAAFRKAPTFVRFSLKSLQRKMEFLVNEAGCAPSHLALRPDILLCSLEKRLMPRHQIVTGLKSRGVCISNLSMSTYVKYSEKKFVEKFVNCYKEYPELIELYNGVPKNRTAFDRGNA, encoded by the coding sequence atGACATTTACGAATAGGTCGCCCTACGTCTCTCTCTTGTCCAAAGCCCTTGCCTTCGTCCCTTGCTGTCGTCCGGCCGATGCTGCCCTTTTTCTCGCAACCCATTCTTATTCCGCCGCCTCCGGTGCTCCAGAGAGCAGCCTTATGGCTGAATACCTGGTAAGCACCTGTGGCTTCCATCCTGATCAGGCGGCCAAAGCCTCGAAGCTCCTTGGCCGCGTCGAATCCCGCCACCAGCCTGACTCCGTCCTTGGCTTATTTAAAAGCTACGGTTTTGACAACACCCAGGTGAAAAAGGTCATATCTGCAAACCCCCGGTTGCTTCTTCTCGACGTGGAGAAGACCCTGGCCccaaagttccgagctctgcaggATCTGGGCTTCTCCTGCTCCGACATCACCCACCTCGTCAGATCAAATAACGACGTCATCAGCGACAATTCCCAGACCATCTTGTCCAAGATCCAATTATGGCAAGGCCTCCTCGGGTCCAACGACTTACTGATGAAGATATCGAAGAGAAACAGGTGGTTTCTCGGTTATAGCGTCGAGAAGACGATCCAGCCTAACATTGAAATTCTAAGGGATTGCGGGATCACGGATCAGAAGCTCTCAATGATCCTACGGCAATATCACCTCCTCATAACCCGGAATGCTGAAACCCTGAAGGCGTTAATCAGTCGTGTCGAGGGTTTGGGAGTACCTCGCACCTCGGGGATGTTCCTCCTGATCCTGAGTGTGCTCCAGAGCGTCTCCGAGAAGAACTTCAAGGCTCACTTGGAGTTCTTCAAGGGCTTCGGGTGGTCCGAGGATGATTTCCTTGCTGCATTCAGAAAGGCTCCTACGTTTGTGCGATTTTCTTTAAAGAGTTTGCAGAGGAAGatggagttcttggtaaatgaaGCCGGATGTGCTCCATCTCATCTTGCACTTCGGCCAGATATTTTGTTGTGCAGTTTGGAGAAAAGGTTGATGCCAAGGCATCAGATTGTGACAGGCCTGAAGTCTAGGGGAGTTTGCATCAGTAACCTTAGTATGTCTACATACGTGAAATATTCAGAGAAGAAATTTGTGGAGAAGTTCGTCAACTGCTACAAGGAGTATCCAGAACTCATTGAGTTGTATAATGGAGTCCCCAAAAACAGAACTGCATTTGATCGTGGAAATGCATAA
- the LOC103980312 gene encoding transcription termination factor MTERF15, mitochondrial-like, whose translation MTLMNRSLYVSLLFKALTFIPRRRPTDAAVFLSTHSYSAASRAPQSNLMAEYLVSSCGFDPDEAAKASKLLGRIESRHQPDSVLGLFKSYGFDDTQVKKVISANPRWLLLDVEKTLAPKFRALQDLGFSCSDITHLVISNNHAISYKSQTILSKIQLWQGLLGSNDLLVKVCKKHRWFLGYSIEKTIQPNIEILRDCGITDQKLSMILRYRPLLGTLKAETLKALISRVEGLGVARTSGMFLHTLNALKSVSEKNFKAHLEFFEGFGWSKDDFLAAFRKAPSLVGFSLKSLQRKMEFLVNETRCAPSYLARRPQILSMSLEKRLIPRYRILTVLKSRGVHIGNHQMITYMLYPEKKFLKFVIRHTEFPEFIELYNVAPKNRTAL comes from the coding sequence ATGACGTTGATGAATAGGTCGCTGTACGTCTCTCTCTTGTTCAAAGCCCTCACCTTCATCCCTCGCCGTCGCCCGACCGATGCTGCCGTTTTTCTCTCAACCCATTCTTATTCCGCCGCCTCCAGGGCTCCACAAAGCAACCTCATGGCTGAATACCTGGTCAGCTCCTGTGGCTTCGATCCGGATGAGGCGGCCAAGGCCTCGAAGCTCCTTGGCCGCATCGAATCCCGCCACCAGCCTGACTCCGTCCTTGGCTTATTTAAAAGCTACGGTTTTGACGACACCCAGGTGAAAAAGGTCATTTCTGCAAACCCCCGGTGGCTTCTCCTCGACGTGGAGAAGACCCTGGCCCCAAAGTTCCGAGCTTTGCAGGATCTGGGCTTCTCCTGCTCCGACATCACCCACCTCGTCATATCGAATAACCACGCCATCAGCTACAAATCCCAGACCATCTTGTCCAAGATCCAATTATGGCAAGGCCTCCTCGGGTCCAACGACTTACTGGTGAAGGTATGCAAGAAACACAGGTGGTTTCTCGGGTATAGCATCGAGAAGACGATCCAGCCTAACATTGAAATTCTAAGGGATTGCGGGATCACGGATCAGAAGCTCTCAATGATCCTTCGGTACCGCCCACTCCTCGGAACCCTTAAGGCTGAAACCCTGAAGGCGTTAATCAGTCGTGTCGAGGGTTTGGGAGTAGCTCGCACCTCAGGGATGTTCCTCCACACCCTGAATGCGCTCAAAAGCGTCTCCGAGAAGAACTTCAAGGCTCACTTGGAGTTCTTCGAGGGTTTCGGGTGGTCCAAGGATGATTTCCTTGCTGCATTCAGAAAGGCTCCTTCTCTTGTGGGATTTTCTTTAAAGAGTTTGCAGAGAAAGatggagttcttggtaaatgaaACCAGATGCGCTCCGTCTTATCTTGCACGGCGGCCACAGATTTTGTCGATGAGTTTGGAGAAAAGGTTGATTCCAAGATATCGGATATTGACGGTCCTGAAGTCAAGGGGAGTTCACATCGGTAACCACCAAATGATCACATACATGTTATATCCAGAGAAGAAATTTCTGAAGTTTGTCATCCGCCACACTGAGTTTCCAGAATTCATTGAATTGTATAATGTAGCCCCAAAAAACAGAACTGCTCTTTGA